In Deltaproteobacteria bacterium HGW-Deltaproteobacteria-6, a single window of DNA contains:
- a CDS encoding prepilin peptidase, whose translation MVLFLYCLIFIFGAVIGSFLNVCIFRIPAEESIVRPLSRCPACHHPIRFYDNIPIISFILLRARCRDCGEKISWRYPMVELITGLLALLLFMKYGLTLIFLVYFIFTAVLIIISFIDLDHQIIPDILSLPGIPVFFILAVFVVKVPWMEAAIGLLVGGGVLFTIAFVYELITKREGMGGGDIKLLGMIGGFLGWKSLIFILLVSSLLGAVVGIAVMVIKKQDMKYAVPFGPFLSAAAVAYLFFGDVFMRFLLWPQY comes from the coding sequence ATGGTTTTGTTTCTTTATTGTCTTATCTTCATTTTCGGCGCCGTCATCGGCAGTTTCCTCAATGTCTGCATCTTTCGCATACCGGCTGAGGAATCCATTGTCAGACCTCTTTCCCGGTGCCCCGCCTGTCACCACCCGATTCGCTTTTATGACAATATCCCGATCATCAGTTTTATCCTTCTCCGCGCCAGATGCCGGGACTGCGGTGAAAAGATTTCATGGCGCTACCCGATGGTGGAGTTGATTACCGGCCTTCTGGCCTTGTTGCTGTTCATGAAATACGGCCTCACGCTCATTTTCCTCGTTTACTTTATTTTTACCGCAGTTTTGATTATCATCAGCTTCATCGATCTGGATCATCAGATTATTCCTGATATCTTATCCTTACCCGGCATCCCCGTCTTTTTCATTTTAGCTGTGTTTGTTGTGAAAGTGCCCTGGATGGAGGCGGCAATCGGTCTGCTAGTCGGCGGTGGTGTCCTTTTTACCATTGCCTTTGTTTATGAGTTGATAACCAAGCGCGAAGGAATGGGCGGCGGTGACATTAAATTGCTGGGCATGATTGGCGGATTTTTAGGATGGAAATCGTTGATTTTCATTTTGCTGGTCAGTTCTCTGCTGGGAGCAGTGGTAGGCATTGCCGTTATGGTGATAAAAAAACAGGATATGAAATATGCTGTTCCCTTCGGGCCGTTTTTGTCGGCGGCGGCAGTCGCCTATCTGTTTTTTGGCGATGTTTTTATGAGATTCCTCTTGTGGCCGCAATATTAA